The following proteins are co-located in the Rhodoligotrophos appendicifer genome:
- a CDS encoding ferredoxin, whose product MRVKIDHSGCIGAGQCVRVAPEVFAQDEEDGMVILLDETPPPSQRDAVIKAAKLCPARIIDADDEEPLSRED is encoded by the coding sequence ATGCGCGTTAAAATCGATCACAGCGGCTGTATTGGGGCCGGTCAATGCGTACGCGTCGCGCCTGAGGTCTTTGCTCAGGACGAGGAGGACGGCATGGTTATACTCCTTGATGAAACCCCCCCACCAAGCCAGCGCGACGCGGTGATCAAGGCAGCAAAGCTTTGTCCCGCTCGCATCATTGACGCCGATGACGAGGAACCTCTTTCCCGTGAAGACTGA